One Paenarthrobacter aurescens TC1 DNA window includes the following coding sequences:
- a CDS encoding putative myo-inositol 2-dehydrogenase (identified by match to protein family HMM PF01408; match to protein family HMM PF02894), which produces MAYLAPHSVPLPAPVRIGLIGSGWMGAFHAESIAHRVPGAVLAAIADPNLESAEALAALLGTAHITANPDDILADPTIHAVIIASPARFHAGLITKAAAAGKHIFCEKPAAQDLAELDAALTAVEAAGVHFQIGFNRRYAADFQAAKQDLAAGIVGRPQLLRSLTRDPGSGSIAHAAKVPAWTIFLETLIHDFDTLNWFNEGAEPVEVHAVADALVEPGLRDQGFLDTAVVTVRYSNGAIAVAEANFSALYGYDVRGEVFGSKGMVQAGRATETAARRYTADGLGADTPRLNVELFRQAYTDELADFTAVVSSRRDGTPPPSSAFTLTPGAPDARRALACALACIDSVKQGKSVRVPQVATLQPTQIR; this is translated from the coding sequence ATGGCCTACCTCGCTCCACATTCTGTCCCCTTGCCGGCTCCTGTACGGATCGGCCTCATCGGATCCGGCTGGATGGGCGCGTTCCACGCCGAGAGCATTGCCCATCGTGTCCCGGGCGCGGTGCTGGCGGCTATCGCAGATCCCAACCTCGAATCTGCTGAGGCCCTCGCAGCATTGCTCGGCACGGCCCACATCACGGCAAACCCGGACGACATACTGGCCGATCCCACCATCCATGCCGTGATCATCGCCAGCCCCGCCCGCTTTCATGCCGGTCTGATCACCAAGGCCGCTGCAGCCGGAAAGCACATTTTTTGCGAGAAACCCGCAGCCCAGGACCTTGCCGAACTCGATGCTGCCCTGACCGCCGTGGAGGCCGCCGGAGTTCATTTCCAGATTGGCTTCAACCGCCGGTATGCGGCGGACTTCCAAGCGGCAAAGCAGGATCTGGCCGCCGGGATTGTGGGTAGGCCGCAGCTCCTTCGCTCGCTGACGCGCGATCCAGGCAGCGGCAGCATCGCTCACGCAGCCAAGGTCCCGGCGTGGACAATCTTCCTGGAAACCCTCATCCACGACTTTGACACCCTGAACTGGTTCAACGAAGGGGCCGAGCCGGTGGAAGTCCATGCCGTAGCCGATGCACTGGTGGAACCCGGTCTGCGGGACCAAGGGTTCCTGGATACCGCAGTGGTGACCGTGCGTTACAGCAACGGAGCCATCGCTGTGGCAGAAGCGAACTTCAGTGCCCTGTACGGTTACGACGTCCGGGGGGAAGTCTTTGGTTCCAAGGGGATGGTCCAGGCCGGCCGTGCGACGGAAACCGCAGCACGCCGCTATACGGCCGACGGACTGGGAGCAGACACCCCTCGGCTGAACGTGGAGCTCTTCCGGCAGGCCTACACGGATGAACTCGCCGATTTCACCGCGGTGGTGAGTTCACGGCGCGATGGTACGCCGCCGCCGTCGAGCGCTTTTACGCTCACACCCGGCGCGCCTGACGCCCGCAGGGCACTTGCCTGCGCGCTGGCGTGCATCGACTCCGTCAAACAGGGCAAGTCTGTGCGCGTGCCCCAGGTTGCGACACTGCAGCCCACGCAGATCCGCTAA
- a CDS encoding putative myo-inositol 2-dehydrogenase (identified by match to protein family HMM PF01408; match to protein family HMM PF02894) produces the protein MHRLRQTGQVCARAPGCDTAAHADPLTHLPTKEMMKEVTLGLVGVGRIGVMHANNMMALNETLRDRGVNVRLKLTDVATEHARSVAAGMGADFVPSVAELLSSGVDGLVIATGTATHPELIRAGVDAGIPVFCEKPVAMNVSDALPVLDYISEHDGVVQIGHQRRFDAGYLEAKRAYQAGELGWIHSLRAVTCDMTPPPVEFLATSGGLFRDCSVHDFDILRWLTGREIVEVYAKGSNNGDPAIGEVGDVDTALALITFDDGTVGTVSASRYNGAGHDVRLEIQGSRKTVMVGLDEKSAVASVEAAVAFPDGDPHQTFAERFDQAYRSEMVAFVELVLQERGNPCTPEDAVAASRVADAAQESLATGVPVRVALKVSS, from the coding sequence GTGCATCGACTCCGTCAAACAGGGCAAGTCTGTGCGCGTGCCCCAGGTTGCGACACTGCAGCCCACGCAGATCCGCTAACGCATCTACCCACGAAGGAAATGATGAAAGAAGTCACTCTTGGCCTGGTTGGCGTGGGGCGCATCGGCGTCATGCACGCCAACAACATGATGGCCCTCAATGAAACGCTCCGAGACAGGGGCGTCAACGTTCGCCTGAAGCTCACAGACGTGGCCACGGAACATGCCCGGTCGGTCGCTGCCGGAATGGGCGCGGACTTCGTGCCATCCGTGGCCGAACTGCTGTCCTCCGGTGTGGACGGTCTGGTCATTGCTACGGGTACGGCGACCCACCCGGAGCTGATCCGTGCCGGAGTGGACGCCGGAATCCCTGTCTTCTGCGAAAAGCCGGTGGCCATGAATGTTTCCGACGCGCTGCCGGTGCTGGATTACATCAGTGAGCACGACGGCGTGGTGCAAATCGGACACCAACGACGCTTCGATGCCGGTTATCTGGAAGCCAAGCGCGCGTACCAGGCCGGCGAGTTGGGTTGGATCCACTCGCTGCGCGCCGTCACGTGCGACATGACGCCGCCCCCCGTGGAGTTCCTGGCGACGTCCGGGGGCCTGTTCCGGGACTGCTCGGTTCATGATTTTGATATCCTGCGCTGGCTGACGGGACGCGAAATCGTGGAGGTCTATGCCAAGGGATCCAACAATGGCGATCCAGCCATTGGGGAAGTAGGCGACGTGGACACGGCATTGGCGCTCATTACTTTCGACGACGGCACGGTGGGAACGGTTTCTGCCAGCCGGTACAACGGGGCCGGCCACGATGTGCGGTTGGAGATCCAAGGCTCACGCAAGACGGTCATGGTGGGTTTGGACGAGAAGTCTGCTGTGGCTTCGGTCGAAGCTGCAGTCGCTTTCCCTGACGGTGACCCGCACCAGACCTTCGCAGAGCGCTTTGACCAGGCATACCGTTCCGAGATGGTCGCCTTTGTGGAATTGGTGCTGCAGGAGCGCGGGAATCCATGTACCCCGGAGGACGCAGTAGCAGCATCCCGAGTGGCAGATGCGGCCCAGGAATCGCTGGCTACGGGTGTTCCCGTGAGGGTTGCTCTCAAAGTGTCCAGCTGA
- a CDS encoding putative myo-inositol catabolism protein IolB (identified by match to protein family HMM PF06845) codes for MTNWVYPLGSATDGVWDISLGTSDSATAIDGWAHTGLKVATVAAGAAVELPAVAEERIVVPLNGAFTVTVDGVNHPLAGRSSVFHGPSDVLYSGTGKAVTISSADGGRVAVATAPARTSYPTRLVLAAETPVELRGAGNCSRQVHNFGTPAALEADRFIVCEVITPAGNWSSYPPHKHDEEKDGETHLEEIYYFETQVAAGSGAPADADAIGYQRVYASDERPIDVSAEVRTGDVVLVPYGWHGPAMAAPGYDLYYLNVMAGPGPVREWLISDDPHHGWVRQSWEGQNIDPRLPFSA; via the coding sequence ATGACCAACTGGGTTTACCCCTTGGGTTCCGCCACCGACGGCGTTTGGGACATCTCACTCGGCACTTCTGATTCCGCCACAGCCATCGACGGCTGGGCACACACCGGCCTCAAGGTCGCCACCGTCGCGGCGGGCGCCGCCGTCGAACTTCCTGCCGTTGCTGAAGAACGCATTGTGGTGCCCCTCAACGGCGCCTTTACCGTAACCGTCGATGGCGTCAACCACCCCCTCGCGGGCCGGTCCTCTGTGTTTCACGGACCCAGCGACGTCCTGTACTCGGGCACCGGAAAAGCCGTCACCATCAGCTCGGCCGACGGCGGCCGCGTGGCCGTCGCCACCGCCCCGGCGCGCACCTCCTACCCCACCCGGCTGGTCCTGGCCGCTGAGACACCCGTGGAATTGAGGGGCGCCGGCAATTGCTCGCGTCAGGTGCACAATTTCGGCACGCCGGCGGCACTGGAGGCAGACCGCTTCATCGTCTGTGAGGTCATTACACCGGCCGGGAATTGGTCCTCCTATCCGCCTCACAAACACGATGAGGAAAAAGACGGGGAGACCCACCTCGAGGAGATCTACTACTTCGAGACCCAAGTGGCCGCAGGTTCCGGCGCTCCGGCGGACGCCGACGCAATCGGCTATCAACGGGTCTACGCCTCGGACGAACGCCCCATCGACGTGTCCGCTGAGGTGCGCACCGGCGACGTCGTCCTGGTCCCCTATGGTTGGCATGGTCCGGCCATGGCCGCACCGGGCTACGACCTGTACTACCTCAACGTCATGGCAGGCCCGGGTCCAGTCCGTGAATGGCTCATCAGCGACGACCCCCACCACGGTTGGGTTCGGCAAAGCTGGGAAGGGCAGAACATCGACCCCCGGCTGCCGTTCAGCGCCTAG
- a CDS encoding putative transcriptional regulator, GntR family (identified by match to protein family HMM PF00392; match to protein family HMM PF07702) produces MSLNSGYPVVTKLGLNIDRSSPVPLYHQVVQGIEAAIHSGVLEPGSRLENEIDLAAQLNLSRPTMRKAMDELVRSGLLVRKRGVGTQVVSSQVRRPLELSSLFDDLTNNGKKPTTTVLSFSHEEADPATLAALELPAGSKVYHFTRLRKVGGKPLALMENWVRDDIATMDEAMLAAEGLYSILRRGGVNFRLATQRIGAMIANDYQAPLLETEVNSALVTMERTAVDDTGRHVETGHHVYRADSYSFEMTLVQR; encoded by the coding sequence TTGAGCCTGAATTCGGGGTATCCAGTGGTTACTAAACTTGGTCTTAACATCGACCGATCCTCTCCCGTGCCCCTGTACCACCAGGTGGTTCAGGGGATCGAGGCCGCCATCCACAGCGGAGTACTGGAGCCCGGTAGCCGCCTCGAGAACGAAATCGACCTCGCGGCCCAGCTCAATCTGTCCAGGCCAACCATGCGTAAGGCCATGGACGAACTGGTCCGTTCCGGTCTCTTGGTTCGGAAACGCGGCGTAGGAACCCAAGTGGTATCCAGTCAGGTCCGCCGCCCCCTGGAGCTCTCCAGCCTCTTTGACGACCTCACCAACAACGGCAAAAAGCCCACCACCACCGTGCTGAGCTTTTCCCACGAGGAAGCCGACCCCGCCACCCTCGCGGCGCTCGAGCTCCCGGCCGGCTCCAAGGTGTACCACTTCACCCGACTCCGCAAAGTGGGGGGCAAACCACTGGCCCTGATGGAGAACTGGGTGCGCGATGACATCGCAACCATGGACGAAGCCATGCTTGCAGCAGAGGGCCTCTACTCAATCCTGCGCCGCGGCGGCGTCAACTTCCGTCTTGCCACACAACGCATCGGCGCAATGATCGCCAATGACTACCAGGCACCCCTCCTTGAGACCGAAGTGAATTCCGCTTTGGTCACCATGGAACGCACAGCTGTGGACGATACCGGCCGTCATGTGGAGACGGGCCACCACGTCTACCGCGCCGATTCCTACAGTTTCGAAATGACACTCGTACAGCGCTAA
- a CDS encoding putative ChaB family protein (identified by match to protein family HMM PF06150) yields MSAMPKTGKNHHARKDELPSTLQRSEQKAQDTFAKTYDSAMESYDNDSSRAARTAFAALKHSYEKVGDHWEAKEERGPSDEHAEEGADSRKPTAAGVDANASKEHLYRRARELEIKGRSRMDKDELVKALQKANDAATRKAREG; encoded by the coding sequence TTGAGTGCCATGCCAAAGACTGGAAAGAACCATCACGCCCGCAAGGACGAGTTGCCGTCCACCTTGCAGCGCTCGGAGCAGAAGGCGCAGGACACCTTTGCCAAGACCTACGATTCGGCGATGGAGTCCTATGACAACGATTCGAGCCGGGCGGCCCGCACGGCCTTCGCGGCACTGAAGCACAGTTATGAGAAGGTGGGCGACCACTGGGAGGCCAAGGAGGAACGCGGACCTTCGGATGAGCACGCGGAGGAAGGGGCGGACTCCAGGAAGCCGACGGCCGCGGGAGTAGATGCCAATGCGTCCAAGGAGCACCTCTACCGGCGTGCGCGGGAACTGGAAATAAAGGGACGCTCAAGAATGGACAAGGACGAGCTGGTGAAAGCGCTTCAGAAGGCCAACGACGCCGCCACACGGAAGGCTCGGGAGGGCTGA
- a CDS encoding putative 3-oxoacyl-[ACP] synthase III, giving the protein MAGNATFRHSNTALLSVSSVEAPRIVSSTDFDRRLASTLQRLKFPPRLLERVAGITHRRWWAAGTSFDDAAVEAGAKALAEAGVEASEVGLLINTSVTRRNLEPSVAVKIHHELGLPSSAMNFDLANACLGFVNGLILAANMIDSGQIRYAVIVNGEDAQGTQEATLARLQRPETTREDFNREFATLTLGSGAAAAVLGPRDEYPGAHRLVGGVMRAGTEHHELCVGGIDGMSTDTKGLLDGGLQLVVDAWHEAQPEWDWASMDRYVTHQVSNAYTQAIINAIDLDPDKVPITFPHWGNVGPASLPMTLAAQAQSLTSGDRVLCMGVGSGLNAGMVEIVW; this is encoded by the coding sequence TTGGCAGGGAATGCGACCTTCCGGCACAGCAACACCGCGCTGCTCTCGGTGAGCAGCGTCGAGGCTCCGAGGATAGTGAGCTCCACGGATTTCGACCGGAGATTGGCTTCGACCCTGCAGCGGCTGAAGTTTCCACCGCGATTGCTTGAACGTGTTGCAGGGATCACACACCGGCGCTGGTGGGCCGCCGGGACATCGTTCGATGACGCTGCCGTGGAAGCGGGCGCAAAAGCCTTGGCTGAAGCCGGAGTCGAAGCCTCGGAAGTCGGCTTGCTGATCAACACCTCGGTTACCAGGCGCAACCTGGAACCGTCCGTAGCGGTCAAGATACACCACGAACTTGGACTGCCGTCCTCGGCCATGAACTTTGACCTGGCCAACGCCTGTCTTGGATTTGTGAACGGCTTGATCCTCGCAGCCAACATGATCGATTCGGGCCAGATCAGGTATGCGGTCATCGTTAACGGAGAGGACGCGCAAGGCACTCAGGAAGCCACGCTGGCGCGACTCCAAAGGCCTGAGACCACGCGTGAAGACTTTAATCGGGAATTTGCCACCCTGACGCTCGGATCCGGAGCTGCCGCGGCCGTTCTGGGCCCCCGTGATGAGTACCCCGGGGCGCACCGGCTTGTGGGTGGGGTCATGCGTGCCGGCACCGAGCATCACGAACTGTGTGTTGGTGGAATCGACGGCATGTCCACCGACACGAAAGGCTTGCTGGACGGCGGCCTGCAGCTTGTGGTGGACGCCTGGCATGAAGCCCAGCCTGAGTGGGACTGGGCCAGCATGGACCGCTACGTCACACATCAAGTCAGTAATGCCTATACCCAGGCGATCATCAATGCCATCGACCTGGACCCGGATAAGGTTCCCATCACTTTCCCGCACTGGGGCAATGTGGGTCCTGCATCGCTTCCCATGACGCTCGCAGCCCAGGCGCAGTCATTGACCTCGGGAGACCGGGTCCTGTGCATGGGCGTGGGCTCAGGCCTGAACGCTGGAATGGTGGAAATCGTTTGGTAG
- a CDS encoding putative hydrolase/AMP-binding domain protein (identified by match to protein family HMM PF00501; match to protein family HMM PF00561) → MHGRGLRPERWNGGNRLVAANWPGVDPEWSRTLRVRSTSEVDAPGVLRRWHVLDNGAQLSRRGLTPIGTLLCVHGNPTWSYLWRTLVRAGSDPAHPWRVVAVDQLDMGYSERTGTFRRLADRINDLGDLTDALGLEGPVVTVGHDWGGVISSGWALEHPQQVTAVVLTNTAVHHPSDSPLPAALRLALHPAVHRWGTTTSDAFLRVTHSLANPPLPADVGKAFMAPYRGAARRTGVGNFVADIPADPSHPSFPALTRVAEGLRGLKVPALMLWGPTDPIFSDRYLKDLIARLPHADVHRFEGAGHLVGEDRDIATPVFDWLAVHGAKIGGDDSPVAAAPASRHLIQDTEEEKPAFRPLWDSLSELAAGPAKEDIAVAEMASDGSVSHSLSWQQLDRNILDMAEGLRESGVGHGTRVSLMVPPGTDLTVALYACLKLGAVVVVADAGLGTKGMSRAVKGATADFLIGIDKALAAASVLGWPGQRISVKDLPAARRRILGVETSLAALARNGATIRDARRLRNGDELPMDSVDPSAPAAVLFTSGSTGPAKGVLYTHRQLAAMRDTVAATFGIHSGSRLVAGFAPFALLGPALGAVSVTPAMDVTAPRTLTAGALADAVAAIEASVVFASPAALRNVIDTRGDLSRTGLIALENVELLLSAGAPVPEPLLAQVQQLMPGASLHTPYGMTEALPVTDISLEDIRAADADADAGTIAGAGNGVCVGKPVHGARVAVIPLAANGTAPGPNRVTDAGVTGEILISAPHVKEAYDRLWLTQRESASLAGWHRTGDVGHFDAAGRLWVEGRLSHVVTAPGAVVTPVGAEQSIERLDRVRMAAITGVGPSGTQAVVAVVETVPPVPKAGPADPQLAGHVRRAASQAGVEVNAVLVVPTQPTDIRHNAKIDRTRLARWASQVLAGGRPGKP, encoded by the coding sequence GTGCATGGGCGTGGGCTCAGGCCTGAACGCTGGAATGGTGGAAATCGTTTGGTAGCCGCCAACTGGCCCGGAGTGGACCCTGAATGGTCCCGGACACTCCGCGTAAGGTCCACGTCGGAGGTGGACGCGCCGGGCGTACTTCGTCGCTGGCATGTGCTGGATAACGGCGCGCAACTCTCTCGCCGCGGCCTGACTCCGATCGGGACCTTGCTCTGCGTGCATGGCAACCCCACCTGGTCCTATCTGTGGCGGACGCTGGTGAGGGCGGGATCCGATCCGGCTCATCCATGGCGTGTTGTTGCTGTGGACCAGCTGGACATGGGCTACTCGGAGCGCACCGGGACATTCCGGCGCCTGGCTGATCGAATCAACGACCTCGGAGACCTCACAGATGCGTTGGGCCTGGAGGGGCCGGTTGTTACCGTGGGCCATGACTGGGGCGGCGTGATCAGTTCGGGCTGGGCGCTGGAGCACCCACAGCAGGTAACAGCTGTTGTGTTGACCAACACCGCCGTCCACCACCCTTCCGATTCGCCACTCCCGGCGGCCCTTCGGCTCGCCTTGCACCCTGCCGTGCACCGCTGGGGCACCACGACGTCGGACGCCTTCCTGCGTGTGACGCACTCGCTGGCGAACCCGCCGCTGCCGGCCGATGTCGGCAAGGCTTTCATGGCCCCCTATCGCGGAGCCGCGCGCCGAACCGGGGTGGGGAACTTTGTTGCGGACATCCCCGCAGACCCCTCCCATCCCAGTTTTCCTGCGCTGACACGCGTAGCGGAAGGCTTGCGTGGGCTGAAGGTTCCCGCCCTGATGCTCTGGGGTCCCACGGATCCAATATTTTCAGACCGGTACCTCAAAGATCTCATCGCCCGGCTACCTCACGCGGACGTGCATCGCTTCGAAGGTGCCGGACACCTCGTGGGAGAAGACCGGGACATTGCCACGCCCGTTTTTGACTGGCTTGCTGTGCACGGTGCCAAGATCGGTGGGGATGATTCCCCGGTGGCTGCGGCTCCTGCCAGCCGCCACCTGATCCAGGACACCGAAGAAGAGAAGCCGGCATTCAGACCCCTGTGGGACTCGCTCAGCGAACTGGCTGCGGGTCCGGCAAAGGAAGACATCGCTGTTGCGGAAATGGCGAGCGACGGAAGCGTGAGTCACTCGCTCAGCTGGCAACAGCTGGACCGGAACATCCTGGATATGGCGGAGGGCTTACGGGAATCCGGTGTGGGGCACGGTACTCGTGTGAGCCTGATGGTTCCGCCCGGAACCGACCTCACCGTTGCCCTTTACGCCTGCCTTAAGCTGGGGGCGGTTGTGGTCGTGGCCGACGCCGGACTGGGAACCAAAGGCATGAGCCGTGCGGTGAAGGGCGCTACTGCCGATTTCCTCATTGGCATCGACAAAGCACTCGCGGCTGCCTCGGTACTGGGCTGGCCGGGACAGCGCATTAGCGTGAAGGACCTCCCGGCTGCCCGCCGTCGGATCCTGGGGGTTGAGACCTCGCTTGCGGCCCTGGCAAGGAACGGCGCAACGATCAGGGACGCTCGCAGGCTCCGGAATGGGGACGAGCTGCCGATGGACAGCGTGGATCCGTCTGCGCCGGCCGCGGTCCTCTTCACGTCGGGCTCCACGGGCCCCGCAAAGGGCGTGCTGTACACGCACCGGCAGCTTGCGGCGATGCGTGACACAGTGGCCGCGACTTTCGGGATCCATTCCGGTTCCCGGCTCGTAGCGGGCTTCGCCCCCTTTGCCTTGCTGGGCCCGGCACTGGGAGCGGTTTCGGTGACGCCCGCAATGGATGTTACTGCGCCGCGCACCCTAACGGCCGGTGCCCTGGCGGACGCCGTCGCAGCCATCGAGGCCTCAGTGGTCTTTGCTTCGCCCGCGGCCTTGCGCAACGTCATAGACACCCGGGGTGACTTGAGCAGGACAGGGCTAATCGCTCTTGAAAACGTTGAGTTGCTCTTGTCCGCAGGCGCCCCCGTGCCCGAGCCGCTCCTGGCGCAGGTACAGCAGCTGATGCCCGGGGCGTCCCTCCATACGCCCTACGGAATGACGGAAGCGCTGCCGGTCACCGACATCAGCCTGGAAGACATCCGGGCCGCCGATGCTGACGCGGATGCCGGGACCATAGCCGGAGCCGGCAACGGGGTTTGCGTGGGGAAGCCTGTGCACGGAGCCCGCGTGGCGGTTATCCCGCTGGCGGCGAATGGAACCGCGCCCGGACCGAACCGTGTGACCGACGCCGGCGTCACCGGCGAGATCCTGATCAGCGCTCCTCACGTCAAGGAAGCCTATGACAGGCTCTGGTTGACTCAACGCGAGAGTGCCAGCCTGGCCGGATGGCACCGAACGGGGGACGTGGGCCACTTCGACGCCGCCGGCCGGCTTTGGGTGGAAGGACGTCTTTCTCATGTGGTGACGGCGCCGGGGGCTGTGGTGACGCCTGTCGGGGCCGAACAATCCATCGAACGCCTGGACCGCGTGCGCATGGCCGCCATCACCGGCGTTGGACCCTCAGGAACCCAGGCGGTGGTTGCGGTGGTCGAGACCGTGCCTCCCGTCCCGAAGGCCGGCCCCGCTGACCCGCAACTCGCCGGGCACGTCCGACGAGCGGCCTCCCAGGCCGGCGTCGAGGTCAACGCAGTGCTCGTGGTCCCCACCCAGCCCACCGACATCAGGCACAACGCCAAGATCGACAGGACCCGGCTGGCCCGCTGGGCTTCGCAGGTGCTGGCCGGCGGCCGTCCAGGTAAGCCATGA
- a CDS encoding putative dehydrogenase (identified by match to protein family HMM PF01073; match to protein family HMM PF01370; match to protein family HMM PF02719; match to protein family HMM PF04321; match to protein family HMM PF07993), translating into MRVLVTGASGLLGGEVARQLVHQGHDVATFQRRPSGIDGAEDFRGSLNDDGALRSAIDRAEGIIHLAAKVSITGRAAEFDGVNIEGTRRLLQMARMAGVRDVVYVSSPSVAHSGSAIVGLGAEQADPRHAHGDYARTKAEAELLALAANGPDIRVAAVRPHIVWGPGDTQLVERVLARASHRRLPLLDAGAALIDTTYVDNAASAIVAALHRMEHVHGRAVVVSNGEPRPIGELLAGICDAGGVAPPSWSVPGGLARAAGAVVERFWTMAGRKEEPPMTRFLAEQLSTAHWFDQRVTRELLDWTPAVSLDEGLARLAEYYGSGTTGPLA; encoded by the coding sequence ATGAGGGTCCTGGTCACCGGCGCCAGCGGGCTTCTGGGAGGAGAAGTGGCCCGGCAACTGGTCCATCAAGGCCATGACGTGGCTACATTTCAGCGCCGCCCGTCGGGCATCGACGGTGCGGAGGACTTCCGCGGGTCCTTGAACGACGATGGGGCGCTCCGCAGCGCAATTGACAGGGCGGAAGGCATCATCCACCTTGCTGCCAAAGTGTCCATCACGGGCCGCGCGGCCGAGTTTGACGGCGTGAATATTGAAGGAACGCGCCGGTTGCTCCAGATGGCCCGTATGGCGGGGGTCCGGGACGTTGTGTATGTCTCGTCACCATCTGTGGCGCACTCCGGTTCCGCGATTGTGGGATTGGGCGCGGAGCAGGCTGACCCACGCCATGCACACGGCGACTACGCCCGCACCAAGGCCGAGGCTGAGTTGTTGGCCCTCGCGGCGAACGGACCTGACATCCGGGTGGCAGCGGTGCGCCCCCACATTGTGTGGGGGCCCGGAGACACCCAGCTGGTTGAACGCGTTCTGGCCCGCGCAAGCCACCGTCGGCTGCCGTTGCTGGACGCCGGTGCCGCACTGATCGACACAACGTACGTGGACAACGCAGCGTCGGCCATCGTCGCCGCCCTGCACCGTATGGAACACGTCCATGGCAGAGCGGTGGTGGTGAGCAACGGTGAACCACGGCCGATCGGCGAGCTACTGGCGGGCATTTGCGATGCAGGTGGCGTGGCCCCGCCGTCGTGGTCTGTGCCGGGTGGCCTGGCAAGGGCAGCTGGTGCGGTGGTTGAAAGGTTCTGGACCATGGCAGGGCGCAAAGAGGAGCCGCCAATGACCAGGTTCCTCGCTGAACAGCTCTCCACCGCCCACTGGTTCGACCAGCGCGTCACGCGTGAACTCCTCGACTGGACACCTGCTGTTTCGCTTGATGAAGGACTGGCCAGGCTGGCCGAGTACTACGGCTCCGGAACAACAGGCCCACTTGCCTAA